In Populus alba chromosome 1, ASM523922v2, whole genome shotgun sequence, a single window of DNA contains:
- the LOC118042401 gene encoding G-type lectin S-receptor-like serine/threonine-protein kinase At4g27290, translating to MSMFLALIFTSTNVLIFLLKFSTALDSISSSESMGDGKTLVSGDGTFELGFFSPGFSKNRYLGIWYKSIPGRTTVWVANRLNPINDSSSLLKIDDTGNLVLLRNNSDIVVWSSNTTIKAQSPILQLLDSGNLVLRDKNDGNNGILWQSFDYPCDTMLPGMKLGWDLRTGFDRYLSSWKSLDDPSPGDFTWGVQPEGNPEIVSWKGSNKYYRSGPWNGIGFSGAPEIRPNSFFSFSFISNDKELYYTYNLNNKSIITRIVLNQTTYHRQRYIWSEETRSWILYVSVPRDYCDNYGLCDANGKCITSAMPVCQCLEKFKPKSLEAWNTMDWSHGCKRNKELECETNQCETNHLSQQWWESTMVVKPSFLSHKL from the coding sequence ATGAGTATGTTCCTTGCACTTATATTTACCAGTACTAATGTACTTATTTTCCTGTTGAAGTTCTCCACCGCCCTTGACAGCATTAGTTCATCAGAATCAATGGGTGATGGAAAGACATTGGTCTCCGGAGATGGAACCTTTGAACTGGGTTTCTTTAGTCCTGGCTTTTCCAAGAATAGATACTTGGGAATATGGTACAAGAGCATCCCTGGTAGAACCACTGTTTGGGTTGCAAACCGGCTTAATCCTATCAATGATTCTTCTAGCTTGTTGAAGATAGACGACACCGGAAATCTTGTACTTCTCAGAAATAACAGTGATATTGTTGTTTGGTCttcaaatacaacaataaaagcTCAAAGTCCAATACTACAACTTCTGGATTCCGGGAATCTGGTCTTACGAGACAAAAATGATGGAAATAATGGAATCTTATGGCAGAGTTTCGACTATCCATGTGATACAATGTTACCAGGAATGAAGCTTGGGTGGGACTTAAGGACAGGATTTGATCGTTATCTTTCATCTTGGAAGAGCTTGGATGATCCATCTCCTGGAGACTTTACTTGGGGGGTGCAACCAGAGGGTAACCCTGAGATAGTAAGCTGGAAGGGCTCAAACAAGTACTACCGGAGTGGCCCATGGAATGGAATTGGATTCAGTGGTGCCCCAGAGATAAGGCCTAACTCATTTTTTAGTTTCAGTTTTATCTCAAACGACAAGGAACTGTACTATACATATAACCTCAATAATAAATCTATAATCACGAGGATAGTCTTGAACCAAACAACGTATCATCGTCAGCGATACATATGGAGTGAAGAAACTCGAAGTTGGATTCTATATGTTTCCGTGCCCAGAGATTACTGTGACAATTATGGTCTTTGTGATGCAAATGGAAAGTGCATTACTAGTGCCATGCCGGTCTGTCAATGTTTAGAAAAATTCAAGCCGAAGTCACTAGAGGCATGGAACACCATGGACTGGTCTCATGGGTGTAAGCGAAATAAGGAATTAGAATGTGAAACCAACCAATGTGAAACCAACCACCTaagtcaacaatggtgggagtcaacaatggtggtgaaGCCATCCTTCCTTAGTCACAAATTGTAG
- the LOC118042400 gene encoding G-type lectin S-receptor-like serine/threonine-protein kinase SD1-1, which produces MNLKECRAKCLQNCSCTAYTNLDIRGGGSGCAIWFGDLMDIRQVLAGGQELYVRVLASEIADREEDKAKPKMKIAVITTATIFVVLGILVASYCLWKSKAKCADRMQNYRKNDHEIDGGQKEDLELPHFEFTAVANATNNFSINNKLGEGGYGPVYRGMLEDGQEIAVKRLSRSSGQGLNEFKNEVILIKKLQHRNLVKLLGCCIQREEKMLIYEYMPNRSLDSFIFDQTKGKLLDWSRRFNIICGTARGLLYLHQDSRWRIVHRDLKASNVLLDNDMNPKISDFGLARMFVAGQTEGETSKVIGTYGYMAPEYATDGLFSVKSDVFSFGILLLEIISGKKSRGFYHPDDSQSLIGHAWRLWNEGKTLELIDSLRDESYNPSEVMRCIHVSLLCVQQHPDDRPCMASVVWMLGGESALPKPKEPGFLNHRSPHEAGFTSSKVGLSSTNEITASLLEPR; this is translated from the exons ATGAATCTCAAGGAATGCAGGGCTAAATGCTTACAAAACTGTTCTTGTACGGCGTATACAAATTTAGATATTAGAGGAGGGGGCAGTGGCTGTGCTATTTGGTTTGGTGATCTGATGGATATCAGACAGGTTTTGGCTGGAGGCCAAGAACTATATGTTCGGGTGCTCGCCTCAGAAATAG CTGACCGTGAAGAGGATAAAGCTAAACCTAAGATGAAGATTGCAGTGATAACTACAGCTACCATTTTCGTGGTCTTGGGGATACTAGTGGCCAGCTATTGCCTCTGGAAAAGCAAGGCAAAGTGTGCAG ATAGAATGCAAAACTACAGGAAAAATGATCATGAGATCGATGGTGGACAAAAGGAAGACTTGGAGTTACCACACTTTGAGTTCACAGCAGTAGCTAATGCCACCAACAACTTTTCAATCAACAATAAGTTGGGAGAAGGCGGATATGGACCTGTCTACCGG GGTATGCTAGAAGATGGACAAGAAATTGCAGTGAAGAGGCTGTCAAGGAGTTCTGGACAAGGATTAAATGAGTTCAAAAATGAAGTGATACTGATTAAAAAGCTTCAGCATAGAAATCTTGTGAAGCTTCTCGGTTGTTGCATTcagagagaggagaaaatgCTGATTTATGAATACATGCCCAACAGAAGCCTGGACTCCTTCATTTTCG ATCAGACAAAAGGTAAACTGCTAGACTGGTCCAGGCGTTTCAACATTATCTGTGGGACTGCGAGGGGGCTTCTCTATCTACACCAAGATTCCAGATGGAGAATCGTACATAGAGATCTCAAAGCAAGTAATGTCTTACTTGATAATGACATGAATCCAAAAATTTCTGATTTTGGTTTGGCTAGAATGTTTGTGGCTGGCCAAACTGAGGGCGAGACAAGCAAAGTGATCGGAACATA TGGTTACATGGCGCCGGAATATGCTACTGATGGTCTATTCTCAGTGAAATCTGATGTCTTTAGTTTTGGTATCTTACTGCTTGAGATAATAAGTGGAAAGAAAAGTAGAGGGTTTTACCATCCAGACGATAGTCAAAGCCTTATTGGACAT GCATGGAGATTGTGGAACGAAGGCAAAACATTAGAGTTGATTGACTCACTGAGAGATGAGTCATACAACCCGTCAGAAGTGATGAGATGTATACACGTTAGCCTCCTCTGCGTGCAACAGCATCCAGATGACAGGCCATGCATGGCCTCCGTAGTATGGATGTTGGGAGGAGAGAGTGCACTGCCTAAGCCCAAAGAACCAGGTTTTCTTAATCACAGAAGTCCGCACGAAGCAGGTTTCACTTCGAGCAAGGTTGGATTATCTTCAACCAATGAGATTACTGCCTCACTCTTAGAGCCTCGGTAG